A window from Triticum aestivum cultivar Chinese Spring chromosome 6D, IWGSC CS RefSeq v2.1, whole genome shotgun sequence encodes these proteins:
- the LOC123144549 gene encoding GDSL esterase/lipase At5g45910 codes for MGRWEALVAIAVVAVFLAASAGKVDAAKAAAKGKYRALFNFGDSLADVGNLLIANGVQDNLTTARLPYGQTYFGKPTGRCSDGRLVIDHLAQEFGLSLLPPSKANHSDFKHGANFAITGATALDTPYFEARGLGAVVWNSGALMTQIQWFRDLKPSFCNSTKEECKEFYANSLFVVGEFGGNDYNAPLFAGKGLTEAYKFMPDVIQGISDGVEELIAEGAADLIVPGVMPTGCFPVYLNMLDMPAHEYGSRSGCIRQYNTFSWVHNAHLKRALEKLRPKYPNVRIIYGDYYTPVVQFILQPEKFGFYKQLPRACCGSPGSVAKSVYNFNVTAKCGEPGATACADPSTHWSWDGIHLTEAAYGHIARGWLYGPFADQPIVQSP; via the exons ATGGGTAGATGGGAGGCGCTTGTCGCTATTGCGGTCGTGGCGGTATTTCTCGCGGCGTCGGCCGGGAAAGTGGACGCGGCtaaggcggcggccaaggggaagtACCGAGCGCTGTTCAACTTCGGGGACTCACTGGCTGATGTTGGCAATCTTCTGATAGCAAACGGCGTCCAAGACAACCTCACCACCGCGAGGCTGCCTTACGGGCAGACCTACTTCGGCAAACCCACCGGCCGGTGCTCCGACGGCCGCCTAGTCATCGACCACCTGG CGCAAGAATTCGGGCTgtcgctgctgccgccgtccaagGCCAATCACTCGGACTTCAAGCACGGGGCCAACTTCGCCATCACCGGCGCGACGGCGCTCGACACGCCCTACTTCGAAGCTAGGGGCCTCGGTGCGGTCGTCTGGAACTCCGGTGCCCTCATGACCCAAATCCAGTGGTTCCGTGATCTCAAGCCTTCCTTCTGCAACTCCACCAAGG AAGAATGCAAGGAATTCTATGCCAACTCGCTGTTCGTTGTTGGCGAGTTTGGTGGCAACGACTACAATGCGCCCCTATTTGCAGGCAAGGGCCTTACAGAGGCCTACAAGTTCATGCCGGATGTCATCCAGGGCATCTCCGACGGTGTCGAG GAATTGATCGCTGAGGGGGCAGCAGATCTTATTGTGCCAGGGGTGATGCCCACTGGGTGCTTTCCCGTGTACTTGAACATGCTCGATATGCCAGCCCACGAGTATGGCTCCCGGAGCGGGTGCATCCGCCAGTACAACACGTTCTCATGGGTGCACAATGCACATCTCAAGAGAGCACTAGAGAAGCTCCGGCCCAAGTACCCCAATGTGCGGATCATATACGGCGACTACTACACACCAGTTGTCCAGTTCATTCTTCAACCTGAGAAGTTTG GATTTTACAAGCAGTTACCTAGGGCATGTTGTGGGTCTCCTGGGTCTGTTGCCAAATCCGTTTACAACTTCAATGTCACAGCCAAATGTGGGGAGCCTGGTGCCACTGCTTGCGCTGATCCATCGACCCATTGGAGCTGGGACGGTATTCACTTGACGGAGGCTGCTTATGGTCATATCGCCAGGGGTTGGTTATATGGCCCTTTTGCAGACCAACCGATTGTTCAGTCCCCGTAG